The genomic region ttatTGTCCAtgtggctttgagatcaataaaatattgaagttatggtgttttattgcaatacttgtggctatcttcatgattgtttatcttcttgaatcactctcagttggaatagcatttaaattttaagtttgaaggacgaagtgttgtgcttgatctttggtaaggttcacattccaaaccactagcttcttactgattgtaagaacaccttgtgtggtcaactggaaatattgAGATTGATTAAGGATTCAGTCATTAtcggaagtattgatatgtatctctatgatagtatctatatccttgatgatttgaaagttattgaatccccttagaagatcgcatcaattccagtagagttgtaatttcttggcgatactgaaattggtagaatcttatcaagtctagccttcattgagtcattcttaggattagttcaagtattccttccttgaaacccttatcttttgacattgttttgaaatctgttagtattaggaaaatcttgttcctgcatttggaaagaaagtaacacggacaagctttctctgaaagtacgtaaagccccttgaagaaacagcatacacaacgaccactggtacttatccacatgtagagatcctacaaaaagaaccttgaagtcatcccgattgatccttttcgcgacatcttcaacattcggagactttattcaagagaggataagatacctctaggtattttattctgtgtttggtcgtgtacaaaatacacatcaacaaataCTAATCATGATCACCATACAATTGCCCTGCAATTGAGTCAACCTATCATACCATTCAAAAGACACTGCTGCTATTACCTTTATATGATCATCATTGATAAAGCTGTCAAGTTGATTCAATAGCTCTAGCAAAGAGCTTTGTCTCCTTTTGTGTTATGTCAACCAGTTTACATATCTTATTCTTCAAGTCACACTTTATCcattgacatcaacaacaacaatgtgacattccttattgacataaatgacaacaagcAGACCCTATCATTTTAGCTCTCTGAATTGCTGATCTTCTGCTATGTAATTTGATAATGAGCTCTCATGATTTCTCAACTGTCTACTCTTTGAACTCCTGTAAGGAGGCTGCTGCTACAGTATTTGTGTAATTGGTCAGGATGTCATTGTAAGTTTTGCACTTTAAAATAAGGTGTTGTTCTGATTCAACTGTCTCAACTATGCAAAAGACACATACTATGTCCTCCCATTTTTCTTTTGGCCTCCTCTATCTACCCATTTCACACGGAACATGATGCGGGTTAGCCCTTAATTGAGCTGTTAGAAACTTGGCTCTCCAAGGGATATTTGATCCTACATAAGCCTTTCATTGATGATTGTAAACGGGATTAAATTCATCAAGGTaatatttcttctttctctctAATGCATTTCCCTACATACAAATTTATCTATATAACAAAGGCATTTTATTTCTTTGTTATTAGTAGGACATGCATTCAAGTGAATGTTCCATTTGACCACTTATCTGATGTTCTGTTTAAGAATTCTTTCTCTCATTCAAGACTTCTTTGATCACAACATTGGGCCGACTATTTCCCTCCGTTTGTTCACTTTTTTTCAGATATCCTAGAAGATGCGTCATAGCAATGTCTTAATAGGAAATGTACTTATTTCAGCCAGAAAATCTCTTAAGAGACCAAAGCTTTTAATTTGAATTTTCTTGTAATCATGTATTTTTAGATCCTCGCTATTTACTTCCAATTTAAATCTGAAATGTTGCTAGTCCATAGTTCACATCCATAAAGCACTACCAATATTAATATTACTAATATCCCATAGagcagcatttggaggaggtatCTTTGTCTTCAAAGGAGATACTTGAGTCTTTAGAACTTGCTTTACATTCTTCTCTACTAGATTCTGAATTGTCATATTCATCAATGTGGCCTAGAATGCCAGATTTGAAAGTGGcaactttcagcatcaacatgggacACCTGAGAAAAGTTCAGAGAGTTCATGCATTTTAAATTTTCTTCCTACGTATTCCTTTCAGGGATAAGAGATATCTtacatacacctttggttttatttcttcctaaaaggaggaatgttgtttgacaatCATGGACCATCTTCTATATCTAGTTTTGATGTCATGTCCCCACATTTATAATAGAAATAATTAATATAGTTTTTGACATATAGAATTAGATGttaaaaacatatcaaaattatattatatcacattaacattaaaataatattatttatattaacaataaataatattatattatcaatttacatttttaatacacattataatgtAATGGTGCTTTGTATTAAAACTTATATTATTTCTGTTAACCAATTAACCCCTAGATTTACCAAGGCCCGATAACCATTCTTTAAAGGGTGGTTTGAATAGTTCCAAATCGGGTTTTATATGAAGCGATGCTCTTCTTGAAAAGAGCTGTCAGAAATAGAGGGACAGCAACTCTTCAAAAAGGGGGGTGTTGCCTATTGGGAGACCATCGTGGCTCTTCACCACATGGGGAGGTAGGATAAATACCCCCCTGTGCAAATGGGAATAAGGGGGAAGACACGAGAGAAACAAGAAAGTCAGTCTTTTAGCAGGGATAAAGACGGGTAAGTTCAGTGTCAGGTACGTATAAGCATGAATTTTCTcagttagcattagagtatatatcaaCCAGTATGATACACATATTTAAATTCAGATCTGTGCATCAatgaatataaattaagatgttcttaatcaaatcaatgacagttaatatcatattaagttaagaaggtaaattttatctatttattcaaacagCATTAAAATAACAGTATTGCCAggcataacatataaatatatatctgcACCTAATCTCAggaatacataatacaatcagattCAGGTTACGTGAATTATGGTAATACTGTAAATTCTTATAATATAAGGAACaacaaactgattataatgaaataatgacaataagtggtttatgttgatacaaagtaacactaacaggaaactttgatgatAATCCAATAAACAGCACCATTGAAATGTAATATAAAATGATAATTATGTCAGATGTAATTGATTATCATAATGTGATGgattgaataaatataataaatggtTCATTGTAAAGGTGGACTCTCTTTTAAGtacgccactccatagtggatgcctaacacctgccacttggagccaagagggatgaagcatctgctcttggacttaagagagaaggtggttgtgatgagggggaacggcGATAGAATACCTCACTGGGTacaccactccatgatggatgcctaacacctgccatatggagccaagggggatatggtatctgcccttgggcctaggaggaatggtttcttggacaccctatccaactagccTACTCTAATGGGCTAAGGACATTGATTTGGTAACTGACTTTCAATCTGACTTTATATAATAAACTGATTATACCCAACAAATTGTAATTCTAAACAGTAACTAATATAGCAGAATTGATAtcatttaatataatttcattggTATATGTTTCGGTTTTACAAGTATTATTTCATGTGTTCTCTAATCTTTGTTGCAAGAAACCAGTATAAAAAGGTACGTCCATAAAACTTAATTACCTATCTTTTAGATTTGGGCAAATTTAGGTTAAATTAAAGtgtaactaattaggggacattacatttgagCATATACCATTGGCTGCAAAAAAAATTTCGGGGGGGAAAGAGGACACGGGGGACCGGGGGATGGGGGGAGGGGGGCATGGGCAGCAAGCTATTTAGTCCTTCCAGTTCTTCTCTGGTGGGGGGGTGTACATCCTTTTTGTGGGAGGGGGCTTCTTCTTTGGGGTAGATTTTCTATATACATGGATACCTCATTTGGCCTCATTTGCCAAGACCCATCATcatttcacccacctaagctacacttTGGTTGGGGAGGgtgtttgtaatgtccccatcctagtcaaggacttgggattgaggagttagcctatttttggacccttgtaggctaacagagtatggataaaggggtcagtaatgcaatatcttgaggagtggtctgtctatttgttctagttcagtgttAAGTTCAGTTCTGGCCTTCGTTTCATCAATTTCTGACGCTTTATgaggatttcctattttttagggaaaaattgttaaaaatagacatggtcctattttcattggcatggcgaACTGTGGCCCTAGCTTCTGACAAATTCAGTTTCCGAGCAATAACGAGAGAGATGTGAATTTTTAAGTGGTTCCAcaggcaattaatattttaatgaaatattaatataaaatcataaagtgcatcacttaaatttatttaagtgaaaatttattatctcctaagctaggcgttgcttttagggttaagttgggaaccctaaaagcaagttattatttttaaatccctaattgccaaaaatcgcACCTTTTGGATATTCAAgcagccaagatggaaattaaacctcattcttgatattgaacatttgacattttcttctgagcacttggctatggcggctagggtttggacctgttttagagagcgtgcattcttcagaattcagtagctttgagattgtgaaagatcaatcaaattgttgcagcttggttggcttcattcagaagtcaaattgaattgaattgaattggggcagatttggcttcttacaaggcagatttgttgtagggtTTTCCTATTTACTATTTTTTTGTTGATCCTTTTGTGGTTTGGAGGtttcttttcccaaacacacagcttgctcatttattggcaccatcttccactgtttgggtgtcttagtatttaaataagagcagatctgaattgttccagaataaaaatcagaacttcgtaagttgctgatttattctttcttttcaataaattggctaaggacctacgggtatgcttctaaattctccaattcattgtttcaattgattaaattcatgtattattcaatatgtgttgcaaattaaagaaaccgTCTTCTGTACCTTTTGTCTgtttctgaaagaccatcttaataattaaaaattacaaagaagatctacaaattacagcaggttgaagagttgaaccagcaagAGTTCATCACAGTGTTAGTGTAGATTTTTATTTTCCTAGtgggatatttattttttcttaatcatagatttttcctacacttttattaagctttcttaggttaataaagtgagtttaattaattaataactagGAGATAAGGTGTTGGGGTGTCACCATCCTAAAAGGGGGAGCATTTACTATCTTTAGACTACTTGTTGCCATTCTCTATTGGTTGGACTTTCCACCCCCATTCTCTCCCTAGTTCAACATAAACTCACTACCAAGTTTCTATCAGCATACTTTTGCAGACAATGTGATGCTCTTGCATAAGTTGGCATTCATGTATATTGATGCATGCAGTCATTCTTCTATAGCTTTTCTTTGAGCTCCTAACACAATCTTGTCATCTTGAGATTTACACATCTCTTGGAATCATGGGTTTATAATTgtgttattttattttcaattttatagCTTATTTCTCTTATAGAAAGATATTGATTATTCATCTGTTTCATATTTCTAACACTATCATGATCACAATTGTGACTAGGTCAATATCATGATTGTCTTAGCATCTAGGTAGACCTGAGTTTCCAAAAATCTTGAGAAATGATCAAGAATAGAAACTAAACATGATTGGCTCTATTTGGCATATTGAAAATGGATTTTTTTAGAATAAGGGAAAAGCTAAATGagtcccaaaacatgataaagatGTGAACACTCAAATGGGTGCGCAATATAGAGTCTAGAAATTGCAAAGTAGGCGATTTCCCACTCTACAAATTCATGGCTATTTTTGTTGACAGAAGATTGACAAGAATAAGATTGTTTAATTGGCAAAACTTGTGGAACGATGCATATCAATATATTTATAGAATGATTCAAAAGAACTGCCATTTTAAATGCAATTTCAATGGGCAAGACTTTTGTGGAGAGAACAGAAATGGGTTGACGAGAAGGCTTTATATAGTTATGTGCCATAGATTATCTATGGCTTGATGAGACATGTCTTAACATAGCCCCATGATTGAAAATACCAAGCACAGGATAATATGCGCACATGCATACAGATTTCGAAAATAACAATACAACATTTTCCCATTCTTTTTTATGTTATTCAACTACCCagtttttatttacattttttttctaACTATATGAGGTCTTTCTCTAGTTTTTAATTCATAAACAGATTTGGCCATTTTTCCCAAGGTTTGGTCATTGTACTAAGAAGAAAGTCGGAATGACACGAGAACAGGACTGAGAACGTGTTAAATATGAATAGTCTCACTTTACTTGCAATTTCTGCTATTGTGATGAATATAATATGTGCAACAgacatttatagcaataacctatTGGCAAAAATCATAAATTCGAGTACCACTACGGTTGTGGCAATAACCTTACTGAGAATTAACCAAATCCAAAAAGAAATCAGTAATGTCAAATAAGCCCAAGGTTCCTTGAAGAGGGGAGTTAGTATTTACCAAATCAAAATAAATACCCCTGTATTGTAGCACCTAAGAAAAAGTTATTTGATAAACGCAATTTATCAAAATGTCttaacaaaaaataaattaaaaattaaaaattatattcaAAAGAAAACCAAACAAACAAACTCAGTCGTCACTCGGTTAAGGGaatttatcaaatttaaaaaattaaaataaaaaaatagctCTGATCAGAAAATATATAGCGAACATTTCTACAGGATGCCCAGAGGGAAGAGCTTTAATGCTGTGGTTGAGACAATTCATGAAACATAAACCCTAGATGCAATTTATGTCAAAGAAAAAAGTTTCTAGTAAATAAATATGAAAAAAGTGTAGTATAAAACACTCACGGATCTTTCATATCGATTCATCTCCTCGACAGTGCATTCATGAGAGGTACAGACCAGTCGATGTTCATTTTTCCAGTAGATGTCCAGGAGTTGGAAGGCGGCAAAGGGAATGATGCCGATGCAGGGTTGGAGCAACTGAGAAATGCTGGTGACAATAGGAGAAATCCACGCCCGCGGCCACGGCATCGTCAGCGCCAGAGCAAGCAGCGCCTCTGCTGCCACCACGTAACCCAACATCACCCACTGCAACGCCATTCCTGTCCAACTTTTAACACCGCCTCTGTTTCTTCCTAGAAGCCTGCCACAATTGTGAATGGAGAGAATCAACCTTCGAATGTAAGCAAGGGAGATTCGAACCCGGACTTCAGCCTCCTGtacattttttctttttctaacttaGCGTAAGCAGGttcgttgaatataattttttttttaaatcttggtCAAATGACTAATCAAAtgtttatatttattttgtttGAGGGTTTTTATATAatcattcagtggtctgctgacatTTTTTTTAATTGTCAATTTTATTTCTTATTGTGTGGAGAGTTTACATATGAGAGACATAATTCTTGAAGGACTCTTTCTAAATCATTTAACTTCATGAGTAGATCAAAGGTCTATTGAGAAATGTCAATATTTTTCTTTCTACATATTAAATTTCATATTAACAGTTTtccaaatttaaatatttattaagttCTCATTTTTCTCAAAAGTCATATATCAAAACAAATACTTCAAAATATACAATATGTTCTCTAAAAAAGTAAGTAGTATGGAACCACATCTTAAAATTAAGTTGATAAAGTCAAGAATCACAAAACATAAGCATGGCAAAGTCACACATTAAgcaaattaagctcccaaaataGACAACTATCAAATTATTAGATGAACATGATTATAAAAAGGAACATTGCCACTAGTGAGGAATGATTAAAATGATAGAAACAGACGATTGTTGGGAAGCCAAGAATGAGCGATGAAGACGCCTATGTTTTTGACCTATGTGTGATTTTTTGGGTCATCGACCCTTGCATGCAATTGCTTGGGGTTCAAAGTTCCTTCTTGCATTTCTTTTGCATGTGTTGTGCTTTCACCTTAGGGTTTTATTCTAGTCAATGATTACTTGTGCAAGATTTTCTTGGCTATTTCATGCATAGGATTTCTTCTCTAGGGTTTTTCCTTCACTCAGTCTAGTTGTTGGTGTTGGAAGTTTGGAGTTTGTTCTCTTTTGGTATTTAATTTTTTATCTAGTCTTCAATTCtccttgttgctctttcttttgggCACTTGCACGATGTTACATGGGGTCCAAGTGATCCCCTATATCATTTAAAGATGTAGTTCACTCTAGTGTAGATATGCTAAAGGGGATGGAAACTTATTCGTTTAATCACGCTAATATGATGACTTTTTTTAATGCATGCAAATCAATAGTCTAAATCTATTCAATCTTCAAGGTTTTGCCTAAGACCCAATGGTTGTCTAAAGAAAAGTCTCGATCATCCCATTTTGGTTATGAATCTGGAAGTTGTTATTGAAGATGGCTTGTATTTGTCAAAGCATGTTATTATCTATAAGTTTATGGGCCTTGGGATTTATATTTCCTTTTTGGAAACATACGTCAAGAAAAAATAGAATCTCAAAAGAAATGTGGAGGTCATCTTGGCTACAAGTATCTACTCCTTGTATTTTTCCCTCGGATAGACAACCAAATTAAAAtctttgaaggaggcccatatttaCATAACCATGAAGGGTTATTCATCAAACCCTAGCATGTGGGCTTTGATCCAATGGAGGAATTACCTTTTAAAATCCCTTTTTGGATATGATTCTTGAGGATTTCAAATGAGTTCTCACATCCTAAATATCTTGCAAATAAATCACCACTAGGAAACCCTTGAGGCCTTATCATtaaactgatgcaggagcatctaagtagttcatccggttggagcagttagcagtggagttgcttggagatagttgtgtttcttcatgtttgtgaaTTTAGAGTTGCGGATTTGGATTTAGCATTTGGAGATCGTTGTCTTAAAcatattcgagattcatggcatttggatttgattctagtGAGACATTGATTTCGGTATGGTTCTGAATTGGCTTGTTCTTGTTGTGTTGAGTTGTCAAAGTGTGAATTGGGTTGCGGATCATTTCTGTAACTTGCGGATCATTGGGAGATGTTGTTTTGGACCTGAATGATGTTCTTGGAGGTTTGTGCAAAGTTCTAAGCATtattggaggtgttcttggtgatttggccgACATGTTAGTGTTCTCATGTTTCATTATGAACCGGTGGATCTTTGGCCGACGATTTAGTTGTTGAGGCTTGCGGATagtataaagaggaagtttggagattGATTTGTGATGACAAAGGTTTGTAAAAGATAAGAATCAGGAAAGATGTAGATTCGGAAGGATTGCGGTGTTTTGGTCTGGTGGATTGAGGTCCAGATCAACAAAGCGTTACCGGAGACAGAGTTGTTAAGCATATGATTTGCggatcatagatttgagttgtTTGAATGATTTTGTAATTTTGGGCTACGGTCCAGCATGTGTAAAGCCTGAGGTCATATGTAATTCATCAAAATAATATAAGGATTGAGCTTTGAGGCTAGTTTTTTCCctttgagggttttcctagggtatatcttgtgttgaATGATCTTGTTTTGCTTTGTTATTTCATGGTTTTTGTGTTATGGGTTGCAAGGCGAGGTTGTCcctcattggatctccctaccttgactacatcataACCCTTGACAAGAAGTTTGCTCCATTTACCTAGCTTTGTTGAATGATAACGTTTTGTGTTTCTCAGCTTAGTAGATGCGAGGCCAAGAAATAAAATTTTCACTTTGGAGATGTGGATATGAATCTATCTCTAAAGGGGTAGATGGATTCCTTGCTTTTTTTTGGAGGGGTTATAATTGGTCCACATATTCAAAAAAAAAAGGTTGGAAAGGGTTTTGTCATTAACCCATCTTGTGTCATTCCTTAATACTCTTGATTTGGAATAACCTTCCCTTTAGATTGTAGTTGATGTATCTTAGAGATTTTAATCTTCATAATCTCATGGAAACATGTTGGATGGCTTGTGTTTGGTACATCCATGCACACTTTCTTCAATCAAATTCAATTTGTTAAATATAAACCTTACGGGCTAGAATAGATTTATTTTTCAAGCTAAAAAAGTCTATCAAGAGAAATTGGAaagaatcattttttttattaaaacgAAGGCTTTATTGAAGAGTTATAGCGAGAATAGTCTATGTATGCTTTGGAACTTTTTCAATGGTATCCTTGTGAGGTaatatattggaaacaaaaatattgaattgattgtctcaaggaaggagatgtagatatttatttatattacaaaTCGACAAAAGAGCACAAAAGTTTTTCTAAAGACATAAATATAATGCTCTTGGAACCCATCTCAACAAAATTTTCGATGACTCTTGTCTTCCAAATGAAGAAATGTAAATCTCCTAGACACGATGGTTTCCCAatataatattttcaataattttatAAACTTTAAAATTTGATCTATTAGAAGTGGTTCGAGAGCCATGATAATAAATGAATGTTCAAGGCTATCAAACCCACTTTAATTGCTATTATTCCCAAAAGGAACGATTttattgctttatgtaatatttCTTACAAGATAACCACTAAGATTATTGTAGAGCGGTTAAATAAATGTTTGATCTTCCTGATCTCCCCTAAGAAACAGGTTTTTTTGAAAGGATGTCATATATTGGATGGTGTTGTTGCATCAATAAAAGTTATTCACTCCAATTTTATTATGAATGAAAAGGCCATGTGTTAATTAAGCTTGACATGTAAAATGCATATGATAGAActatttttttcttcaaaaaatgtTGTAGGCATTTGGATTTTGCTTAGAATGAATTGATTGGGTCATGatttgtgtgaatttaacctccTCTCCTATATTAATCAATGGTATCCTATAAAGCCTCTTTTTCAACCTTCAAATGTCTCGTGAAAGGGGACCCCCATTCACCCTACTTATTTATCTTATTGGTTGCAAGTTTGAGTCATCTTATAAAATAGTTTCAAGGAATAGGAATCGTCTAAGATCCATCTTGGAATGGTAGAATTATCTCTTCTACTCACCTTTGGTTCATGGATAACATAGCTTTACACTAATGGGGCTAGCCAAATTTAAGGAGGTAACAAATTTTGGGAAAGCCCTAGGCAATTACTCATAAAATTCAAGTCACCAACTCAATGAAGGATAATATAGCACCTATTTTTTAAAACTCCCAGTTTTGTtcaatgcaaaattattaacattCTTTGATTTTCAATTGGATTATTGATGGTGGAGTATTTGAGCATCCCTCTTTCAATTGGATGTAAGAGAAGAGATCAACAAAAggatattataaatatattttgcTTGGTTAGATATTGGGCCTTTCAATGACTATAGTTTGTTATGTGGTTGACTCTTTTAAATTTTGTTCTACAATCTCTATctatttacattttttttgttttaactactCCAAAGTATTTTCTAAAAGAATTTTATGTTCTCTCTAGAAAATGCTTATGGGTTATAAATTTGCAAGATAAAAAATGGAGCCTTATGAATTAGGATTTGGTTTGTAGTCCCAAGCAGGTCAATGAACTTGATCTAAAACAAATAGAGCTGAATTGCTACGCATCAATTGCCAAACATTACTAGAGACAATGCAACAATATTGAACAACCATTGGCgataatttctaatttcaaatatTTAGGAGGAGTGGTTAATGAATATATTCCATGAATGGAGTTGGGTAAGAACTACTCAGTGATACGAAATACTATTAAGAAGGGAGATTCACTTATAAAGTGGTATTTTTTTAGATAGCTTGCAAAGGAAATGATGCAATGTTTTGGGAGGACTCTTGGGATAGTCATATCTCTATTCTTTCAAAGTTTCCCTAGCTTCAAACCCTCTATGACATTTTCTAGAGGTTTGTTGGTCCAAGGTTGTTGATTTCAAGCACTCCTTTCCACTAGGGAGATCCTTAACCTGTCAATGAAAAGGACCATGGACTTGGCTAGATGGAGGTTTTGTGGGAGAGCATGATAAGATAGCTTCAATTTTGGCTAAGAGACCATGCAAATTTTTGGAGTAATTTTTTTCTCTTGCTTAGTGCcatgatttaaaatgaaatttatacaGTGTCTCTTGAGTATGAAACTTTAGAAGCAAGGAGAAGAAGGAATGTGGAGTTTTCTTGGTGGAATTTTTTTTGGAACAAGTATGATTGGCCCAAACACAATTTCTTCCATTGGCTTCTAACACATAACAAGCACTTAACTTGTGATAACATTAGGAATAGAGGCTTTTAGGGATGTTACTTTTGTTTTCTTTGCGGCAAGA from Cryptomeria japonica chromosome 3, Sugi_1.0, whole genome shotgun sequence harbors:
- the LOC131034253 gene encoding uncharacterized protein LOC131034253, whose translation is MALQWVMLGYVVAAEALLALALTMPWPRAWISPIVTSISQLLQPCIGIIPFAAFQLLDIYWKNEHRLVCTSHECTVEEMNRYERSIYKAQRNAILSVIACFLYWILYRVCIYYNEIRKLEDEIKRRKDD